From Planococcus halocryophilus, the proteins below share one genomic window:
- the smpB gene encoding SsrA-binding protein SmpB, whose product MAKGEGKVIAQNKKAGFDFFIEETIEAGIVLQGTEIKSARNGKVQLKDSFVRIRNGEAWISNMHISPYDQGNQFNHDPTRSRKLLLHKKQIANLLAHSKVQGSAIIPLKMYLKDGFAKVLLGVGKGKKNYDKREDLKKKDAKREIDRAMKERNR is encoded by the coding sequence ATGGCCAAAGGAGAAGGCAAAGTAATTGCCCAAAACAAGAAAGCCGGTTTCGATTTCTTTATTGAAGAAACAATCGAAGCGGGTATCGTCTTGCAGGGAACCGAGATTAAGTCTGCACGAAATGGCAAAGTTCAATTAAAAGATTCGTTTGTTCGAATTCGTAACGGCGAAGCTTGGATTTCAAACATGCACATCAGTCCTTATGATCAAGGCAATCAGTTTAACCACGACCCTACACGGTCGCGTAAACTGTTATTGCACAAAAAGCAAATTGCGAATTTACTGGCGCATTCAAAAGTGCAAGGTTCTGCGATTATTCCACTGAAAATGTATTTGAAAGACGGCTTTGCAAAAGTCTTGCTCGGTGTTGGTAAGGGTAAGAAAAACTATGACAAACGAGAAGACTTGAAGAAAAAAGACGCAAAACGAGAAATCGACCGCGCGATGAAAGAA